In Streptomyces sp. NBC_01439, the following are encoded in one genomic region:
- a CDS encoding PAC2 family protein — MLDPQGLYEWDAKGLAVADLAVAQDSAGLVMLYHFEGYIDAGEAGEQIVERLLDTLPHQVVARFDADRLVDYRARRPLLTFQRDHWTEFEEPRLEVRLVQDATGAPFLLLSGPEPDVEWERFAVAVRQIVERLGVRLSVNFHGIPMGVPHTRPVGITPHGNRTDLMPGHRSPFDEAQVPGSAESLVEFRLSQAGHDVLGVAAHVPHYVARSAYPDAALTVLEAITAATGLVLPAVAHALRTEAHRTQTEIDRQIREGDEELVSLVQGLEHQYDAAAGAETRGNMIAEPAELPSADEIGREFERFLAEREGEN; from the coding sequence GTGCTTGATCCACAGGGTTTGTACGAATGGGACGCCAAGGGCCTGGCGGTGGCCGACCTGGCGGTCGCCCAGGACTCGGCCGGGCTGGTCATGCTGTACCACTTCGAGGGGTACATCGACGCGGGTGAGGCCGGCGAGCAGATCGTCGAGAGGCTGCTGGACACCCTGCCCCACCAGGTGGTCGCCCGGTTCGACGCGGACCGGCTGGTGGACTACCGGGCGCGGCGCCCGCTGCTGACCTTCCAGCGCGACCACTGGACGGAGTTCGAGGAGCCGCGACTGGAGGTCCGGCTGGTCCAGGACGCCACCGGAGCGCCCTTCCTGCTGCTGTCCGGCCCGGAGCCGGACGTGGAGTGGGAGCGCTTCGCCGTCGCCGTCCGGCAGATCGTCGAGCGCCTCGGCGTGCGGCTCTCGGTCAACTTCCACGGCATCCCGATGGGCGTCCCCCACACCCGGCCGGTGGGCATCACCCCGCACGGCAACCGCACCGACCTCATGCCGGGCCACCGCAGCCCCTTCGACGAGGCCCAGGTACCGGGCAGCGCGGAGTCCCTGGTGGAGTTCCGCCTGAGCCAGGCCGGGCACGACGTACTGGGTGTGGCCGCGCACGTACCGCACTACGTCGCGCGCTCCGCGTACCCGGACGCCGCGCTGACGGTGCTGGAGGCGATCACGGCGGCGACCGGGCTGGTGCTCCCGGCCGTGGCGCACGCCCTGCGGACCGAGGCGCACCGCACGCAGACGGAGATCGACCGGCAGATCAGGGAGGGCGACGAGGAGCTGGTCAGCCTGGTGCAGGGGCTGGAGCACCAGTACGACGCGGCCGCCGGGGCCGAGACCCGGGGCAACATGATCGCCGAGCCGGCGGAGCTGCCGTCGGCGGACGAGATCGGCCGCGAGTTCGAGCGGTTCCTGGCGGAGCGCGAGGGCGAGAACTGA
- the coaE gene encoding dephospho-CoA kinase — protein sequence MLKVGLTGGIGAGKSEVSRLLAGYGAIVVDADRIAREVVEPGTPGLAAVVAAFGESVLTAEGTLDRPKLGSIVFADPAKLQTLNAIVHPLVGARSAELEAAAGTDAIVVHDVPLLAENGLAPLYDLVVVVDAAPATQLARLTALRGMVEEEARARMAAQATREQRLAVATLVIDNDGPLEALEPQVRTVWDELRARAAGGAA from the coding sequence ATGCTGAAAGTAGGCCTGACGGGCGGAATCGGTGCCGGCAAGAGCGAGGTCTCGCGACTGCTGGCGGGGTACGGGGCGATCGTCGTCGACGCCGATCGGATCGCGCGCGAGGTCGTGGAGCCCGGTACGCCGGGGCTCGCGGCCGTCGTGGCGGCCTTCGGGGAGTCGGTGCTGACCGCGGAGGGGACGCTGGACCGGCCGAAGCTGGGGTCCATCGTGTTCGCGGACCCGGCGAAGCTCCAGACCCTCAACGCGATCGTGCACCCCCTGGTGGGGGCCCGGTCGGCGGAGCTGGAAGCCGCCGCGGGGACCGACGCGATCGTGGTGCACGACGTACCGCTGCTCGCCGAGAACGGCCTGGCACCCCTCTACGACCTGGTCGTGGTCGTGGACGCGGCCCCGGCGACCCAGCTGGCACGGCTGACCGCGCTGCGCGGGATGGTCGAGGAGGAAGCGCGGGCCCGGATGGCCGCACAGGCGACCCGGGAGCAGCGGCTCGCGGTGGCGACCCTCGTGATCGACAACGACGGGCCGCTGGAGGCGTTGGAGCCGCAGGTGCGCACGGTGTGGGACGAGCTCAGGGCGCGGGCGGCGGGCGGGGCCGCCTGA
- a CDS encoding tetratricopeptide repeat protein — MSETTRPTPSSPETHVIDYRAAEQLLAARDPRGAVKLLDSVIAAHPENTAARLLRARAFFAAAQLRPAELEFELVLEREPDNAFAHFALARTFERSGRPEQARKHFRLAAALDPRPDYLAAARFDGPAAEGPAGADPA, encoded by the coding sequence GTGTCCGAGACCACGCGCCCCACCCCGTCCAGCCCGGAAACCCACGTCATCGACTACAGGGCCGCCGAGCAGCTGCTCGCCGCCCGGGACCCGCGCGGCGCGGTCAAGCTGCTCGACTCGGTCATAGCCGCCCACCCGGAGAACACGGCGGCGCGGCTGCTGCGCGCCCGGGCCTTCTTCGCGGCCGCGCAACTGCGGCCGGCCGAGCTGGAGTTCGAGCTGGTCCTGGAGCGCGAGCCGGACAACGCCTTCGCCCACTTCGCGCTGGCCCGTACGTTCGAACGCTCGGGCCGGCCCGAGCAGGCGCGCAAGCACTTCCGCCTCGCCGCGGCCCTCGACCCGCGGCCCGACTACCTGGCGGCGGCCCGGTTCGACGGCCCGGCCGCAGAGGGCCCGGCCGGAGCCGACCCGGCCTGA
- a CDS encoding DUF6343 family protein, with protein sequence MRSGNEPVTARSPLRLRFWLGVWGLVWAAAGTALFSLVGRPGWAAACGALAVVVVVDLCMIVRHIHQGPHYQPGPDIPPYVPPRSR encoded by the coding sequence ATGCGTTCCGGGAATGAGCCGGTGACCGCGCGCAGTCCGCTGCGGCTGCGGTTCTGGCTGGGTGTCTGGGGCCTGGTCTGGGCTGCCGCCGGCACGGCCCTGTTCTCGCTGGTGGGCCGTCCCGGATGGGCGGCCGCCTGCGGGGCGCTGGCGGTGGTCGTGGTCGTGGACCTGTGCATGATCGTGCGCCACATCCACCAGGGGCCCCACTACCAGCCCGGCCCGGACATCCCTCCGTACGTGCCGCCTCGCAGCCGGTGA
- a CDS encoding helix-turn-helix domain-containing protein, translating into MSEAEDFARLMWELKERAGLSYGALARRLHTSTSTLHRYCKGEALPAEFAVVDRFARACGATREEALDLHRAWLLADARRRAGAGPVAEPQPVPEPVPESESEPEPEPTVVVTPDPEPGPVARGAWYRRRAAVVTAAGMTAGAVAVALLAAAGPGPGAPHAGGSTGTGSGTSARTSAPPSAGSGSAPAPASTGEPEPTPPAEAAGAAGATDSAGATAAAPGQSSASPPASAPGRGPVVPLKAAVRSHVWTAGCDHAYLSERGPGSVPPPPVEADAPAWATAQHAVHAGTQIVEVTLHGTGGGAVVLEDLEVRVAARRKPPAWNVYQMSQGCGGGLTPAAFAVNLDAPRPQARPVAGNDGGNTLPAPSFPLRVSAAEPAVLRVAAATTGCDCDWYLDLRWTGPSGSGTLRIDEGGRPLRTSAATGRPVYGYALEQGRWAR; encoded by the coding sequence GTGAGCGAGGCCGAGGATTTCGCACGGCTGATGTGGGAGCTGAAGGAGCGTGCCGGGCTCAGCTACGGCGCCTTGGCGCGCCGGCTCCACACGAGTACGTCGACGCTGCACCGGTACTGCAAGGGGGAGGCGCTGCCGGCGGAGTTCGCGGTGGTGGACCGCTTCGCGCGGGCCTGCGGGGCGACGCGGGAGGAGGCACTGGACCTGCACCGGGCGTGGCTGCTGGCGGACGCGCGGCGGCGCGCGGGGGCCGGGCCGGTGGCGGAGCCGCAGCCGGTCCCTGAGCCCGTGCCGGAATCGGAGTCGGAGCCGGAGCCGGAGCCGACCGTGGTGGTGACGCCGGACCCCGAGCCGGGGCCGGTGGCCCGGGGTGCCTGGTACCGGCGGCGGGCGGCCGTGGTCACCGCCGCGGGGATGACGGCCGGGGCGGTGGCGGTGGCGCTGCTGGCCGCGGCCGGCCCCGGTCCCGGCGCACCGCATGCGGGCGGGAGCACGGGGACGGGCTCGGGTACGAGTGCGCGTACGAGTGCGCCGCCGTCCGCGGGATCGGGGTCCGCCCCGGCACCGGCATCGACGGGGGAACCGGAACCGACACCACCGGCTGAGGCGGCAGGGGCGGCAGGGGCGACCGATTCGGCCGGGGCGACGGCCGCGGCGCCCGGCCAGTCCTCCGCGTCACCGCCGGCGTCCGCCCCGGGCCGGGGCCCGGTCGTGCCCCTCAAGGCGGCGGTGCGGTCGCACGTGTGGACCGCGGGCTGTGATCACGCCTACCTCTCCGAGCGCGGTCCGGGATCGGTGCCCCCGCCACCCGTGGAGGCGGACGCACCCGCCTGGGCGACGGCGCAGCACGCCGTGCACGCCGGGACGCAGATCGTCGAGGTCACCCTGCACGGTACGGGCGGGGGCGCCGTGGTCCTGGAGGACCTGGAAGTACGGGTGGCCGCCCGTCGCAAGCCGCCGGCCTGGAACGTCTACCAGATGTCGCAGGGCTGCGGCGGCGGGCTCACCCCTGCCGCGTTCGCCGTCAATCTGGACGCGCCGCGCCCGCAGGCCCGGCCCGTCGCCGGGAACGACGGCGGCAACACGCTGCCCGCCCCCTCCTTCCCCCTGCGCGTCTCGGCGGCCGAACCGGCCGTCCTGCGGGTGGCGGCGGCCACCACGGGATGCGACTGCGACTGGTACCTCGACCTGCGGTGGACCGGCCCGTCCGGGTCGGGCACCCTGCGGATCGACGAGGGCGGGCGGCCGCTGCGCACGAGCGCCGCCACCGGCCGGCCCGTGTACGGGTACGCGCTGGAACAGGGCCGCTGGGCCCGCTGA
- a CDS encoding DEAD/DEAH box helicase encodes MTPQPQPQPQPQPQPQPQPQRPLLPQAIALLRHAAVFLPAAVPREGRVAFWAPDGDALPEAGAAAALTVVRPHGDGVRSRTVPAVTFSVAAALPLLARAPHSPAAHPATRAWGTAARQALALAARGRLLPGLTPEGIDAWRAGPLDAADVDHLRAVAAALPHEGYATPLAGRRPLQLPEPEALVRAFLDAVADGLPRTPAAAVAAGRPFAAQEPQPVPGIQDWAAQVAAGSDTGVGISLRLDLSSFRLFDEAEEADTRRAGAAVVQVHSLADPTLITDAGQLWAGAAAAGFGPRARIDAVLALRRAARVWPPLLRLLDQPVPDALALSDPELEDLLGVAGSRLAAAGVLVHWPRELARTLSATAVVRSTAPGSAIDGTAFFDAEHLFAFSWELALGGDRLTPGEMDALALAHRPVVRLRDQWVRVDPELVRKARKRELGVLDPVDALATVLSGTAEIDGATVEAVPVGALAALRDRLTGEQTPLPQPAALKATLRDYQARGLAWLDLMTSLGLGGCLADDMGLGKTVTLIALHLHRDRPEPTLVVCPASLLGNWQREIEKFAPGTPVRRFHGNSRGIEDLTSCAGGFVLTTYGTMRASAALLAEQSWGLVVADEAQHVKNPHSATAKALRAVPAPARVALTGTPVENNLSELWALLDWTTPGLLGPLTTFRARHARPVEHQQEEDGGNEAAVARLSALVRPFLLRRKKSDPGIAPELPPKTETDHPVSLTREQASLYRAAVDEAMAVIESSEGMERRGMIMKLLASLKQICNHPAQYLKEEQPRIPHRSGKLALLDELLDTILAEGGSVLVFTQYVTMARLIERHLQARGISSQLLHGGTPVPRREELVDRFQAGEVPVFLLSLKAAGTGLNLTRAGHVIHFDRWWNPAVEEQATDRAYRIGQTQPVQVHRIIAEGTVEDRIAEMLEAKRALADAVLGSGESALTELTDRELADLVSLRRPG; translated from the coding sequence ATGACACCGCAGCCGCAGCCGCAGCCGCAGCCGCAGCCGCAGCCGCAGCCGCAGCCGCAGCGCCCGTTGCTGCCGCAGGCCATCGCGTTGCTCCGCCATGCCGCGGTCTTCCTGCCCGCCGCCGTCCCCCGCGAAGGGCGGGTCGCCTTCTGGGCGCCCGACGGGGACGCCCTGCCCGAGGCGGGAGCGGCGGCGGCGCTCACCGTCGTACGCCCGCACGGTGACGGGGTCCGCAGCCGGACCGTGCCCGCGGTGACCTTCTCGGTCGCCGCCGCCCTGCCCCTGCTCGCACGGGCGCCCCACAGCCCCGCCGCGCATCCCGCCACCCGCGCCTGGGGCACCGCCGCCCGGCAGGCGCTCGCCCTCGCCGCCCGTGGCCGGCTCCTCCCCGGGCTCACCCCCGAGGGCATCGACGCCTGGCGGGCCGGACCGCTCGACGCCGCCGACGTCGATCACCTCCGCGCGGTCGCCGCCGCATTGCCGCACGAGGGGTACGCGACGCCCCTGGCCGGCCGCCGTCCGCTCCAGCTGCCCGAACCGGAGGCACTGGTCCGGGCGTTCCTCGACGCCGTCGCCGACGGCCTGCCGCGCACCCCGGCCGCGGCCGTGGCCGCCGGGCGGCCGTTCGCCGCGCAGGAACCGCAGCCGGTGCCGGGGATACAGGACTGGGCCGCGCAGGTCGCGGCCGGCTCCGACACCGGCGTCGGGATCTCGCTCCGCCTCGACCTGTCCTCCTTCCGGCTCTTCGACGAGGCCGAAGAAGCCGACACCCGGCGCGCCGGAGCCGCCGTCGTCCAGGTGCACAGCCTCGCCGACCCGACCCTGATCACCGACGCCGGGCAGCTGTGGGCGGGCGCGGCGGCGGCCGGGTTCGGCCCGCGCGCCCGGATCGACGCCGTGCTCGCGCTGCGCCGGGCCGCGCGGGTCTGGCCCCCGCTGCTGCGCCTACTGGACCAGCCCGTGCCCGATGCGCTGGCCCTGTCCGACCCGGAACTGGAGGACCTGCTGGGGGTGGCCGGGAGCCGGCTGGCCGCCGCCGGGGTCCTGGTCCACTGGCCGCGCGAGCTGGCCCGCACGCTGTCGGCGACCGCCGTCGTACGGTCCACCGCCCCGGGTTCGGCGATCGACGGGACCGCCTTCTTCGACGCCGAGCACCTCTTCGCCTTCTCCTGGGAACTGGCGCTGGGCGGCGACCGGCTCACCCCGGGGGAGATGGACGCGCTGGCCCTGGCGCACCGGCCCGTCGTCCGGCTGCGCGACCAGTGGGTGCGGGTCGATCCGGAGCTGGTGCGCAAGGCGCGCAAGCGGGAGCTGGGCGTCCTGGACCCGGTCGACGCGCTGGCCACCGTACTGTCCGGGACGGCCGAGATCGACGGTGCGACGGTCGAGGCGGTGCCCGTGGGAGCGCTCGCCGCCCTGCGGGACCGACTGACGGGGGAGCAGACCCCGCTGCCGCAGCCCGCCGCCCTCAAGGCCACCCTGCGCGACTACCAGGCGCGCGGCCTGGCCTGGCTGGACCTGATGACCTCGCTCGGTCTCGGCGGCTGCCTCGCCGACGACATGGGCCTCGGCAAGACGGTCACGTTGATCGCGCTGCACCTGCACCGGGACCGGCCGGAGCCCACCCTCGTGGTGTGTCCCGCGTCCCTCCTCGGCAACTGGCAGCGGGAGATCGAGAAGTTCGCCCCCGGCACGCCCGTCCGCCGTTTCCACGGCAACAGCCGCGGCATCGAGGACCTGACGTCCTGCGCCGGCGGGTTCGTCCTCACCACGTACGGGACGATGCGCGCCAGCGCCGCCCTGCTCGCCGAACAGAGCTGGGGCCTGGTCGTCGCCGATGAGGCACAGCACGTCAAGAACCCGCATTCGGCGACCGCGAAGGCACTGCGCGCGGTGCCCGCGCCGGCCCGGGTGGCGCTGACCGGAACGCCGGTGGAGAACAACCTCTCCGAGCTGTGGGCGCTCCTCGACTGGACCACGCCGGGGCTGCTGGGCCCGCTCACGACCTTCCGGGCCCGCCACGCCCGCCCGGTGGAGCACCAGCAGGAGGAGGACGGCGGCAACGAAGCGGCGGTCGCCCGGCTGTCCGCGCTGGTGCGGCCGTTCCTGCTGCGCCGCAAGAAGTCCGACCCCGGCATCGCGCCCGAGCTGCCGCCGAAGACGGAGACCGACCATCCGGTCTCCCTCACCCGGGAGCAGGCCTCGCTCTACCGGGCGGCGGTGGACGAGGCGATGGCCGTGATCGAGTCGAGCGAGGGCATGGAACGGCGCGGAATGATCATGAAGCTGTTGGCCTCGCTCAAGCAGATCTGCAACCACCCCGCGCAGTACCTGAAGGAGGAGCAGCCCCGGATCCCGCACCGCTCGGGCAAGCTCGCCCTGCTGGACGAGCTGCTGGACACGATCCTGGCCGAGGGCGGCTCGGTGCTGGTCTTCACCCAGTACGTGACGATGGCCCGCCTGATCGAACGGCACCTGCAAGCCCGTGGGATCAGCTCGCAACTGCTGCACGGCGGGACGCCGGTGCCGCGCCGCGAGGAGCTCGTCGACCGCTTCCAGGCGGGCGAGGTCCCCGTCTTCCTGCTGTCCCTGAAGGCGGCGGGCACCGGGCTGAACCTCACCCGGGCCGGACACGTCATCCACTTCGACCGTTGGTGGAACCCGGCCGTCGAGGAACAGGCCACCGACCGCGCCTACCGCATCGGCCAGACCCAGCCCGTACAGGTCCACCGGATCATCGCCGAGGGCACCGTCGAGGACCGGATCGCCGAGATGCTGGAGGCGAAGCGGGCCCTGGCCGACGCCGTCCTGGGCTCCGGCGAGTCGGCGCTGACCGAGCTGACCGACCGCGAGCTGGCCGACCTCGTTTCCCTGCGGAGGCCCGGATGA
- a CDS encoding SWIM zinc finger family protein, which yields MITARDDRRRTFETVPAGAEAVSWWGRAWVSALEEVSHDPARLARGRTYADGGRVSAVTVTPGRIVAYVRGSRPRPYRTELTLPAFADPEWEDLLETVAADPTALAALLEREVPQSLAGAVLPGAGELVPHCSCPDFGRPPCKHAAALCYRAARLLDEDPFVLLLLRGRGERELLDELSRRNAAHAAREQPDTAPGFPGVPARAALARPSLPPLPAPLPVPAAVGLPPAYPADPAAPDPLALDQLASDAAARALALLATGEDPIAGLTLWQDAVRLASAHPTAGLTGAARVLYRDLARATGRSTTDLARAAAAWRQGGRPALDALEEPWDPPAGPFDRARPALLAAGQGSFRPDRNRLTIHTRQLRLGRDGLWYSYEDRHGDQDWWPVGRPSTDPVAALAPRADA from the coding sequence ATGATCACCGCGCGGGACGACCGCCGTCGCACCTTCGAGACCGTGCCCGCCGGGGCCGAGGCGGTGAGTTGGTGGGGCCGGGCCTGGGTTTCGGCGCTGGAGGAGGTCTCCCACGACCCGGCCCGCCTGGCCCGGGGACGTACGTACGCCGACGGAGGACGCGTCAGCGCGGTCACCGTCACCCCCGGTCGGATCGTGGCGTACGTCCGGGGCAGCCGGCCCCGCCCGTACCGCACCGAGCTGACCCTGCCCGCCTTCGCCGACCCGGAGTGGGAGGACCTGCTGGAGACGGTCGCGGCCGACCCCACGGCGCTCGCCGCCCTGCTGGAACGAGAGGTCCCGCAGTCGCTCGCGGGGGCCGTCCTGCCCGGCGCCGGCGAGCTGGTCCCGCACTGCTCCTGCCCGGACTTCGGGCGTCCGCCGTGCAAGCACGCGGCGGCCCTGTGCTACCGGGCGGCCCGGCTCCTGGACGAGGACCCCTTCGTCCTGCTGCTCCTGCGCGGCCGGGGGGAGCGGGAGCTGCTCGACGAACTCTCCCGTCGCAACGCCGCCCACGCCGCGCGCGAACAGCCCGACACGGCACCCGGCTTCCCCGGGGTTCCGGCCCGGGCGGCGCTCGCCCGCCCGAGCCTGCCTCCGCTGCCCGCGCCGCTGCCCGTGCCCGCCGCCGTGGGCCTTCCGCCCGCCTACCCGGCCGACCCGGCGGCGCCGGACCCGCTGGCCCTCGACCAGCTCGCCTCCGACGCGGCCGCCCGCGCCCTGGCCCTGCTGGCCACCGGCGAGGATCCGATCGCCGGGCTCACCCTGTGGCAGGACGCCGTCCGGTTGGCCTCCGCGCACCCCACGGCGGGGCTGACGGGCGCGGCCCGCGTCCTGTACCGGGACCTGGCCCGCGCCACCGGCCGCAGCACCACCGATCTCGCCCGGGCCGCGGCGGCCTGGCGCCAGGGCGGGCGCCCGGCCCTCGACGCCCTCGAAGAACCCTGGGACCCGCCGGCAGGGCCCTTCGACCGGGCCCGCCCGGCCCTCCTCGCCGCAGGCCAGGGTTCCTTCCGCCCCGACCGCAACCGCCTGACGATCCACACCCGGCAATTGCGCCTCGGCCGCGACGGCCTTTGGTACTCCTACGAGGACCGCCACGGCGATCAGGACTGGTGGCCGGTGGGCCGCCCCTCCACGGATCCCGTCGCCGCTCTCGCCCCGCGTGCAGATGCGTGA